From a single Botrytis cinerea B05.10 chromosome 4, complete sequence genomic region:
- the Bclot6 gene encoding Bclot6, with protein MSTNNLHDEYHRASKSIAVITCSTRPSRIGHLIAQHVIVELSCHLSKLDRNDLHLSSIDMLSHMLPFLDEPGVPSKLPAANPTPHYTKAHTREWSIEVLKHSAFIFVIPQYNWGYPAVIKNAMDYLYHEWAGKPVFVVSYGGHGGGKAAAQLVQVCQGLRMRPLFQTVGYQINLEESCQHLESGEFSSERLQIWKSDNVEDELQARFLELVELI; from the coding sequence ATGTCTACGAATAATTTGCACGATGAATACCACAGAGCATCCAAGTCCATCGCGGTGATCACCTGCAGCACACGCCCGTCTCGTATTGGTCATTTGATCGCGCAGCACGTTATCGTCGAACTCAGCTGTCACCTCTCCAAGCTCGACAGAAATGATCTTCATCTGTCATCCATTGATATGCTTTCGCATATGCTACCATTTCTCGATGAACCAGGAGTGCCCTCCAAACTTCCAGCAGCAAACCCAACTCCACATTACACCAAAGCACATACTCGTGAATGGTCTATTGAGGTTCTCAAACATAGTgctttcatcttcgtcattcCTCAGTACAATTGGGGCTATCCGGCAGTGATCAAGAACGCCATGGACTATCTCTATCATGAGTGGGCTGGCAAGCCCGTGTTTGTCGTGAGTTATGGAGGTCATGGTGGAGGCAAAGCAGCAGCGCAGCTGGTTCAAGTGTGTCAAGGGCTCAGGATGAGACCACTTTTTCAAACCGTGGGATATCAAATTAATCTCGAGGAATCTTGTCAGCATTTGGAATCCGGAGAATTTTCGTCAGAACGTCTCCAAATTTGGAAATCTGACAATGTAGAAGATGAACTGCAAGCAAGGTTCTTGGAACTTgttgaattaatataa